In a genomic window of Flavobacteriales bacterium:
- a CDS encoding CoA transferase subunit B, whose translation MALTKEQMAKRIARELRDGYYVNLGIGIPTLVANYIPEGINVVLQSENGILGMGPFPYEGEEDADLINAGKQTVTLLGGSSIFDSATSFAMIRGQHVQLTVLGAMEVSDNGDIANWKIPGKMVKGMGGAMDLVASADNIIVCMMHANKAGESKLLKKCSLPLTGVACVKKVVTDLGVFDITPDGFELIERAPGVSVDEIKAKTEGRLVVKGEVPEMTV comes from the coding sequence ATGGCGCTCACCAAGGAGCAGATGGCCAAGCGCATCGCGCGCGAGCTGCGCGATGGCTACTACGTGAACCTCGGCATCGGAATCCCCACGCTGGTGGCCAACTACATCCCTGAAGGGATCAACGTGGTGCTGCAGAGCGAGAACGGGATCCTGGGCATGGGGCCATTCCCCTACGAGGGCGAGGAGGACGCCGACCTGATCAACGCCGGCAAGCAGACCGTAACCCTGCTCGGCGGCAGCAGCATCTTCGACAGCGCCACCAGCTTCGCCATGATCCGCGGGCAGCACGTGCAGCTCACCGTTCTGGGCGCCATGGAGGTGAGCGATAACGGCGACATCGCCAATTGGAAGATCCCCGGCAAGATGGTGAAGGGCATGGGCGGCGCCATGGACCTGGTGGCCAGCGCCGACAACATCATCGTGTGCATGATGCACGCCAACAAAGCGGGCGAGAGCAAGCTCTTGAAGAAGTGCTCCCTGCCGCTCACCGGTGTGGCCTGCGTGAAGAAGGTGGTCACCGACCTCGGCGTGTTCGACATCACCCCGGACGGCTTTGAGTTGATCGAGCGCGCACCGGGGGTGAGCGTGGACGAGATCAAGGCGAAGACCGAAGGCCGCTTGGTGGTGAAGGGCGAGGTGCCGGAGATGACCGTGTGA
- a CDS encoding rhodanese-related sulfurtransferase produces MDAHRLRNLHRPDVLRARLEHEGAPRTTLSFYRYVRLREVEDLRHALYQEWEALGVLGRIYIAPEGINAQVSVPMNNLEHFRKALDAREAFANVPWKIAVEDDGKSFLKLAIKVKKKIVADGLADDAFDVTNVGEHLDARTFNRKMEEGALVIDMRNNYECLIGHFEGAYLPKADNFRGAIEEVVEAFKKNKDAEVLMYCTGGIRCEKASAYLKHQGFTNVSQLHGGIIDYARQLKAEGLKSKYLGQNFVFDERLAERITDDVVSTCMQCGTKCDRITNCQEVTCNMLLVQCEACATKYADCCSPSCREIHQLPVEAQRAWRKGRSTRSTKTKAIHDPEGLRRRIREEEELLALNGTLHPELTSITIHVKTSA; encoded by the coding sequence ATGGACGCTCACCGCCTGCGGAACCTGCACCGGCCCGATGTGCTCAGGGCTCGTCTGGAGCATGAGGGGGCGCCGCGCACCACCCTTTCCTTCTATCGCTACGTGCGATTGCGCGAAGTGGAGGATCTGCGCCATGCGCTCTACCAGGAATGGGAGGCGCTGGGGGTGCTCGGCCGCATCTACATCGCACCGGAGGGCATCAACGCCCAGGTGAGCGTGCCCATGAACAACCTCGAACACTTCCGTAAGGCGCTGGATGCACGCGAAGCCTTCGCGAACGTGCCGTGGAAGATCGCGGTCGAAGACGACGGCAAGAGCTTCCTCAAGCTCGCCATCAAGGTCAAGAAGAAGATCGTGGCCGATGGCCTGGCCGACGATGCCTTCGACGTGACCAACGTGGGTGAGCACCTCGACGCAAGGACCTTCAACCGGAAGATGGAGGAAGGCGCATTGGTCATCGACATGCGCAACAACTACGAGTGCCTGATCGGGCACTTCGAAGGCGCCTACCTGCCCAAGGCCGACAACTTCCGTGGCGCGATCGAGGAAGTGGTGGAGGCGTTCAAGAAGAACAAGGATGCAGAAGTGCTGATGTATTGCACCGGCGGCATCCGCTGCGAGAAGGCCAGCGCCTACCTCAAGCACCAAGGCTTCACCAACGTGAGCCAATTGCACGGCGGCATCATCGACTATGCGCGCCAGTTGAAGGCCGAAGGGCTGAAGAGCAAGTACCTCGGCCAGAACTTCGTGTTCGATGAGCGGCTCGCCGAGCGCATCACGGACGATGTGGTGAGCACTTGCATGCAATGCGGCACCAAGTGCGATCGCATCACCAACTGCCAGGAAGTGACCTGCAACATGCTGCTGGTGCAGTGCGAGGCGTGCGCAACGAAGTACGCCGACTGCTGCTCACCCAGCTGCCGGGAGATCCATCAATTGCCGGTCGAAGCGCAACGGGCCTGGCGCAAAGGCCGCAGCACGCGCAGCACCAAGACCAAGGCGATCCACGACCCCGAGGGCCTGCGTCGCCGCATCCGCGAAGAGGAGGAGTTGCTCGCGCTGAACGGCACGCTGCATCCAGAGCTGACGTCCATCACCATTCACGTAAAGACAAGCGCGTAG
- the hppD gene encoding 4-hydroxyphenylpyruvate dioxygenase, whose protein sequence is MSTGLKDVDYGLEKIMKEAEDFLPLWGTDYVELYVGNAKQSAHYYKTAWGFQSVAYAGLETGVKDRTSYVLQQDKIRLVLTTPMTPESPINDHLRKHGDGVKVIALWVPDARKAWEETTKRGAKSFMEPVKEEDEHGYVVRSGIHTYGETVHIFVERNEYKGPFMPGYKAWKSHYNPPSTGLKYIDHMVGNVGWGEMNTWVDFYARVMGFAQLVSFDDKDISTEYTALMSKVMSNGNGRIKFPINEPAEGKKKSQIEEYIDFYHGAGVQHIAVATNNIIETVGALKDRGVEFLYVPPTYYDDVMARVGEIDEDLAVLKQHGVLVDRDDEGYLLQLFTKPVLDRPTMFFEIIQRKGAKSFGKGNFKALFEAIEREQENRGTL, encoded by the coding sequence ATGTCAACCGGACTGAAAGACGTCGACTACGGCCTGGAGAAGATCATGAAGGAAGCCGAGGACTTCCTTCCCCTCTGGGGCACCGACTACGTGGAGCTCTACGTGGGCAACGCCAAGCAGAGCGCGCACTACTACAAGACCGCCTGGGGCTTCCAGAGCGTGGCCTACGCCGGCCTGGAGACGGGCGTGAAGGACCGCACCAGCTACGTGCTGCAGCAGGACAAGATCCGCCTGGTGCTCACCACACCGATGACGCCGGAGAGCCCGATCAACGACCACCTGCGCAAGCACGGTGACGGCGTGAAGGTGATTGCCCTTTGGGTGCCTGATGCCCGCAAAGCCTGGGAAGAAACGACCAAGCGCGGCGCGAAGAGCTTCATGGAGCCGGTGAAGGAAGAGGACGAGCATGGCTACGTGGTGCGCAGCGGCATCCACACCTACGGGGAGACGGTGCACATCTTCGTGGAGCGCAACGAGTACAAAGGCCCCTTCATGCCCGGCTATAAGGCGTGGAAGAGCCACTACAACCCGCCGTCTACCGGCCTGAAGTACATCGACCACATGGTGGGCAACGTGGGCTGGGGCGAGATGAACACTTGGGTGGACTTCTACGCTCGCGTGATGGGCTTCGCGCAACTGGTGAGCTTCGACGACAAGGACATCAGCACCGAATACACCGCGCTGATGAGCAAGGTGATGAGCAACGGCAACGGCCGCATCAAGTTCCCCATCAACGAGCCCGCCGAGGGCAAGAAGAAGAGCCAGATCGAGGAGTACATCGATTTCTACCACGGCGCCGGTGTGCAGCACATCGCGGTGGCCACCAACAACATCATCGAGACGGTGGGCGCGTTGAAGGACCGCGGCGTGGAATTCCTCTACGTGCCACCGACCTACTACGACGACGTGATGGCGCGTGTGGGCGAGATCGACGAGGACCTGGCGGTGCTGAAGCAGCACGGCGTGCTGGTGGACCGCGACGACGAGGGCTACCTGTTGCAGCTCTTCACCAAGCCGGTGCTGGACCGTCCCACGATGTTCTTCGAGATCATCCAGCGCAAGGGCGCGAAGAGCTTCGGCAAGGGCAACTTCAAGGCCTTGTTCGAGGCGATCGAGCGGGAGCAGGAGAACAGGGGGACGCTTTGA
- a CDS encoding glycosyltransferase family 2 protein, with protein sequence MNVRTLSIIIPAYNEERTIHLILDKVRDAALNHGIAKEVIIVNDGSKDGTPDAVRRYMEANPGMGIRFIEQPRNMGKGAAIHRGIKEATGEYLLVQDADLEYDPREYNDLLRPVVEGFADVVFGSRFMGHHPHRILFFWHSIGNKFLTSLSNAFNNLNLTDMETCYKLIRSDIAKGLDLREQRFGFEPEVTAKLARVKGIRIYEVGISYYGRTYAEGKKIGWKDGFRAIWCIVKYGL encoded by the coding sequence ATGAACGTCCGCACCCTTTCCATCATCATCCCCGCCTACAACGAGGAGCGCACCATCCACCTGATCCTCGACAAGGTGCGCGATGCGGCGCTCAACCATGGCATCGCCAAGGAGGTGATCATCGTGAACGATGGATCGAAGGACGGCACCCCTGACGCCGTGCGCCGATACATGGAGGCGAATCCAGGCATGGGCATCCGCTTCATCGAGCAGCCGCGCAACATGGGCAAAGGCGCGGCCATCCACCGCGGGATCAAGGAAGCCACCGGCGAGTACCTCCTGGTGCAGGACGCCGATCTGGAATACGACCCCCGAGAGTACAACGACCTGCTCCGTCCTGTGGTGGAGGGCTTCGCCGATGTGGTCTTCGGCTCGCGGTTCATGGGCCACCATCCGCACCGCATCCTCTTCTTCTGGCACAGCATCGGCAACAAATTCCTCACCTCTTTGTCCAACGCGTTCAACAACCTGAACCTGACGGATATGGAGACCTGCTACAAGCTCATCCGCAGCGACATCGCCAAGGGCCTCGACCTGCGCGAGCAGCGCTTCGGCTTCGAGCCCGAGGTGACGGCCAAGCTCGCGCGCGTGAAAGGCATCCGCATCTATGAGGTGGGCATCAGCTATTACGGCCGCACCTACGCCGAGGGCAAGAAGATCGGCTGGAAGGACGGCTTCCGCGCGATCTGGTGCATCGTGAAGTACGGGCTGTAG
- a CDS encoding RNA polymerase sigma factor, giving the protein MSTEQLTSEFERTRPALRSYILRMTASRQDAEDIVQETWIRAQRGLESFKGDSSVKTWLFAIAQNIARDHLRALKRWPEHVGDICKDAAMQDPDFFRESMALHQTSPQARFEIREHIALCFTCVSRSLPLEEQIALLLREVHGFSASEIAEIMQSTEAMVKYWLHGGRSRMIAVFDRRCALINKEGACHQCTELNGIYNPKQNAQEEAAKLRMVRDAANPDKEHLFDLRMQVLQEIDPFTSAAAELQLHHLDFDRKVMEQHVSAPAD; this is encoded by the coding sequence CTGTCCACCGAACAACTCACCTCAGAATTCGAGCGCACACGTCCTGCGCTCCGCTCCTACATCCTGCGCATGACAGCGAGCCGCCAGGACGCCGAGGATATCGTGCAGGAGACGTGGATCCGGGCACAACGCGGCTTGGAATCCTTCAAAGGCGATAGCAGCGTGAAGACCTGGCTCTTTGCGATCGCGCAGAACATCGCACGCGACCACCTGCGCGCGCTTAAGCGCTGGCCGGAGCACGTGGGCGACATCTGCAAGGATGCGGCGATGCAGGACCCGGATTTCTTCCGCGAATCGATGGCGCTGCATCAGACCTCGCCGCAGGCTCGCTTCGAGATCCGCGAGCACATCGCCCTTTGCTTCACCTGCGTGAGCCGCTCGCTGCCATTGGAAGAGCAGATCGCCTTGTTGCTGCGCGAAGTGCACGGCTTCAGTGCGAGCGAGATCGCGGAGATCATGCAGAGCACCGAGGCCATGGTGAAGTACTGGTTGCACGGCGGAAGGAGCCGCATGATCGCCGTGTTCGACCGGCGCTGCGCGCTGATCAACAAGGAGGGCGCCTGCCACCAGTGCACCGAGCTCAACGGCATCTACAATCCGAAGCAGAACGCCCAGGAAGAGGCGGCGAAGCTGCGCATGGTGCGCGATGCCGCGAACCCGGACAAGGAGCACCTCTTCGACCTGCGGATGCAGGTGTTGCAAGAGATCGACCCCTTCACTTCGGCGGCCGCGGAGCTTCAGTTGCACCACCTGGATTTCGACCGCAAGGTGATGGAGCAGCACGTAAGCGCGCCAGCGGACTGA
- a CDS encoding cupin domain-containing protein, with protein MRYTYPHTIENGHGEQLTFVRLVKDPEGEWLEVENLVQPGSGPPMHVHFKQAESLTVVSGRIGVQESGKEPVEHGPGSTVTFQAGVGHKFWAVGSEPLRCKGWIKPAHNVEYFLTEIYRSTKENGGNRPKEFDGAWLSQHYASEFGMLEIPGFVKKVIFPITVFFGRLAGKHKRYADAPEPVR; from the coding sequence ATGCGCTACACCTACCCGCACACCATCGAGAACGGCCACGGCGAGCAGCTCACCTTCGTGCGCTTGGTGAAGGACCCTGAGGGCGAATGGCTCGAAGTGGAGAACCTGGTGCAGCCGGGCTCAGGCCCGCCCATGCACGTTCACTTCAAGCAAGCCGAGAGCCTGACAGTCGTGAGCGGCAGGATCGGGGTGCAGGAATCCGGCAAGGAGCCTGTGGAGCATGGGCCCGGTTCAACGGTGACCTTCCAAGCGGGCGTAGGGCACAAATTCTGGGCGGTTGGCAGCGAACCTCTCCGTTGCAAGGGTTGGATCAAGCCCGCGCACAACGTGGAGTATTTCCTCACGGAGATCTATCGCAGCACCAAGGAGAACGGCGGCAATCGGCCGAAGGAATTCGATGGCGCCTGGCTCAGCCAACATTACGCCAGCGAGTTCGGCATGCTGGAGATCCCGGGCTTCGTGAAGAAGGTCATCTTCCCGATCACTGTGTTCTTCGGAAGACTTGCCGGGAAGCACAAGCGCTACGCGGATGCGCCGGAGCCGGTGAGGTGA
- a CDS encoding toxin-antitoxin system YwqK family antitoxin has protein sequence MYRQLTLLILLLIAGRAAALAQDTLNVVDEMGRKQGYWKVLAPKAEKPEYEDGQLIEEGRYANSKRVGTWKRYWPNGNVMSEITYQMGRPKGEYKTYYPTGKVEELGTWDLDRNTGKFQRYHPNGKLAQDFVFNPYGMRDGEQKYYHENGQLAVAVNVEEGKEDGALKRYDEKGQLTQNAQFNDGVIDAANSKWIKPVVKADDVKVDPKAEPAPAPAPTERTNAVVFRENGFNTLYDKQLRLSQQGEFKDGRLWDGKRYEYDRNGILDRIKMYKQGRYLGDAVITEEDLK, from the coding sequence ATGTACCGACAACTCACCCTTCTGATCCTTCTGCTCATCGCCGGTCGTGCCGCCGCCCTGGCACAGGACACCCTGAATGTCGTTGATGAGATGGGCCGCAAGCAGGGCTATTGGAAAGTGCTAGCGCCGAAAGCCGAGAAGCCCGAGTACGAGGATGGCCAATTGATCGAAGAGGGCCGCTACGCCAACAGCAAGCGCGTAGGCACGTGGAAGCGCTATTGGCCCAACGGCAACGTGATGAGCGAGATCACCTACCAGATGGGGCGTCCAAAAGGTGAGTACAAGACCTATTACCCTACCGGCAAGGTGGAGGAGCTGGGCACCTGGGACCTCGACCGCAATACGGGCAAGTTCCAGCGCTACCACCCCAACGGCAAGCTCGCGCAGGACTTCGTCTTCAATCCCTATGGAATGCGCGATGGCGAGCAGAAGTACTACCACGAGAACGGCCAGCTCGCCGTGGCGGTGAATGTCGAAGAAGGCAAGGAGGATGGCGCGCTCAAGCGTTACGACGAGAAGGGCCAACTCACCCAGAACGCGCAATTCAACGATGGCGTGATCGATGCTGCCAACAGCAAGTGGATCAAGCCGGTCGTTAAGGCCGATGATGTGAAGGTGGATCCGAAAGCGGAGCCTGCTCCAGCCCCGGCGCCCACGGAGCGCACCAACGCAGTGGTCTTCCGCGAGAACGGCTTCAATACGCTCTATGACAAGCAGCTCCGCCTCTCGCAGCAGGGCGAGTTCAAGGATGGCCGTCTCTGGGACGGCAAGCGCTACGAGTATGACCGCAACGGCATCCTCGACCGCATCAAGATGTACAAGCAGGGCCGTTACCTGGGCGATGCGGTGATCACGGAGGAGGACTTGAAGTAG
- a CDS encoding NAD-dependent epimerase/dehydratase family protein yields MTKKILVIGSSGQIGTELVEGLRARFGNGNVVASDIKQPQVEQAGPFAMVDAMDRRGIERIIEKHGITEVYLLAALLSATAEKDPAFAWKLNMESLFIVLELAREGKLKRVYWPSSIAVFGPTTPKDGTPQHTIAEPSTVYGISKLAGEGWCQYYHKRYGVDVRSIRYPGLIGWKSAPGGGTTDYAVHIFHEAFKHGKYTSFLGPKTTLPMMYMPDAIRATIDLMEAPAEQVKVRNSYNLAGFSFNPEEIAAEVRRHIPGFTIDYAPDQRQAIADSWPRTIDDSAARTDWGWKPRYDLGAMVDEMMIELKRLISG; encoded by the coding sequence ATGACCAAGAAGATCCTCGTCATAGGCTCCAGTGGCCAGATCGGCACCGAGCTCGTGGAAGGCCTGCGCGCCCGTTTCGGCAACGGGAACGTGGTGGCCAGCGACATCAAGCAGCCGCAGGTCGAGCAGGCCGGCCCCTTCGCCATGGTCGATGCCATGGACCGCAGGGGCATCGAGCGCATCATCGAGAAGCATGGGATCACCGAGGTGTACCTGCTCGCCGCCTTGTTGAGCGCCACGGCGGAGAAGGATCCCGCCTTCGCGTGGAAGCTGAACATGGAGAGCCTCTTCATCGTGCTGGAGCTGGCGCGTGAAGGCAAGCTGAAGCGCGTGTATTGGCCCAGCAGCATCGCCGTGTTCGGCCCCACCACGCCGAAGGATGGCACGCCCCAGCACACCATCGCGGAGCCCAGCACGGTCTATGGCATCAGCAAACTGGCCGGAGAGGGCTGGTGCCAGTACTACCACAAGCGATACGGCGTGGATGTGCGCAGCATCCGCTACCCTGGCCTCATCGGTTGGAAGAGCGCGCCGGGCGGCGGCACCACGGATTATGCCGTTCACATCTTCCACGAGGCGTTCAAGCACGGCAAGTACACGAGCTTCCTAGGGCCGAAGACCACCTTGCCCATGATGTACATGCCCGATGCCATCCGCGCGACCATCGACCTGATGGAGGCCCCTGCCGAGCAGGTGAAGGTTCGCAACAGCTACAACCTCGCGGGCTTCAGCTTCAACCCGGAGGAGATCGCCGCCGAGGTCCGCCGGCACATCCCCGGCTTCACCATCGATTACGCGCCGGACCAACGGCAGGCCATCGCGGACAGCTGGCCGCGCACCATCGACGATAGCGCCGCCCGCACCGACTGGGGCTGGAAGCCGCGGTATGACCTGGGAGCGATGGTGGACGAGATGATGATCGAGCTGAAGAGGTTGATTAGCGGTTGA
- a CDS encoding TetR/AcrR family transcriptional regulator, giving the protein MAKRRITVKGEDKRGRILAKALQLFNKHGVEKVAVRDIARALDMRPGHITYYFPDKEAMVLELTAELRALNDAVVPDGSVRSLDEFLARFEQALRNHIAYRSLLLSMARLLSQLPKVKAQYRAIQERRRIDLRGCFRSLVVAGVLRSLSRADEDYLISCYSLISRGWIPEALAEGHDLEERIPHYNSLLRKVIEPFRA; this is encoded by the coding sequence ATGGCGAAGCGAAGGATCACGGTCAAGGGCGAGGACAAGCGCGGGCGGATCTTGGCCAAGGCGCTGCAATTGTTCAACAAGCACGGGGTGGAGAAGGTGGCCGTGCGCGACATTGCGCGGGCGCTGGACATGCGGCCGGGGCACATCACATACTACTTCCCGGACAAGGAGGCCATGGTACTGGAACTGACCGCTGAATTACGCGCGCTGAACGATGCCGTGGTCCCCGATGGCAGCGTTCGTTCGCTGGATGAGTTCCTCGCGCGCTTCGAGCAGGCACTGCGCAACCACATCGCCTACCGCAGCCTGCTGCTGAGCATGGCACGCCTGCTCTCGCAGCTTCCGAAAGTGAAAGCCCAGTACCGCGCCATCCAAGAAAGGCGCCGAATTGATCTGCGCGGATGCTTCCGATCGCTGGTGGTCGCGGGAGTTCTGCGCTCCCTCTCCCGGGCAGATGAGGATTATCTGATCTCATGCTATAGTCTGATCTCGCGCGGCTGGATTCCCGAAGCATTGGCAGAAGGACACGATCTCGAAGAACGCATCCCGCATTACAATTCACTGCTCCGCAAGGTGATCGAGCCGTTCCGGGCATGA
- a CDS encoding CoA transferase subunit A, producing MNKLVAGPDEALDGLKDNMTLMVGGFGLCGIPENLIAAMVRRGTKGLTCISNNAGVDDFGLGLLLKTRQIKKMISSYVGENDEFERQMLSGELEVELIPQGTLAERCRAGGAGIPAFFTPAGYGTEVGEGKEAREFNGKMHVLESWLRADFALVKAWKGDRFGNLVYKRTARNFNPMMAMAGKVTVAEVEQLVEPGELDPDQIHTPGIFVQRIFQGTGYEKRIEQRTVRKRA from the coding sequence ATGAACAAGTTGGTGGCCGGTCCCGATGAGGCCCTCGATGGCCTGAAGGACAACATGACGCTCATGGTGGGCGGCTTCGGGCTGTGCGGCATCCCGGAGAACCTGATCGCGGCCATGGTGCGCCGGGGAACGAAGGGCCTCACCTGCATCAGCAACAACGCGGGCGTCGATGACTTCGGGCTGGGCCTGCTGCTGAAGACGCGGCAGATCAAGAAGATGATCAGCAGCTACGTGGGCGAGAACGACGAGTTCGAGCGGCAGATGCTCAGCGGAGAACTGGAGGTGGAACTGATTCCCCAAGGCACGCTGGCCGAACGCTGCCGTGCGGGCGGCGCAGGGATCCCCGCGTTCTTCACGCCAGCGGGCTATGGCACCGAGGTGGGCGAGGGGAAGGAGGCCCGCGAGTTCAACGGGAAGATGCACGTGCTCGAGAGCTGGCTCCGCGCCGATTTCGCATTGGTGAAGGCCTGGAAGGGCGATCGTTTCGGCAACCTGGTGTACAAGCGCACGGCGCGCAATTTCAATCCCATGATGGCCATGGCGGGCAAGGTCACCGTGGCCGAAGTGGAGCAGCTCGTGGAGCCCGGCGAGCTCGATCCGGATCAGATCCACACGCCGGGCATCTTCGTGCAGCGCATCTTCCAAGGCACCGGCTACGAGAAGCGCATCGAGCAGCGCACGGTGCGCAAGCGCGCCTGA
- a CDS encoding SRPBCC domain-containing protein, which yields MTQLTATAQGSKAVTTRTTFHRETSVSATIRAEEAIIWALLTNAGDYPRWNSTVISINGNIALGERIVLKSTLDPKRSFKLRVKVFEPTYQLVWGDGKGERTFTMKKNGDGTIAFNMRERIGGLMFPMYAKYIPSFDASFDAFAADLKKEAEAISNNMEP from the coding sequence ATGACCCAACTCACCGCCACCGCGCAGGGCAGCAAGGCTGTCACCACGCGCACGACCTTTCATCGCGAGACCAGCGTCAGCGCCACCATCCGTGCGGAAGAAGCCATCATATGGGCGCTGCTCACGAACGCAGGGGACTATCCCCGCTGGAACAGCACCGTCATCTCCATTAATGGCAACATCGCGCTGGGCGAGCGCATCGTCCTCAAGAGCACCTTGGACCCCAAGCGCAGCTTCAAGCTGCGGGTGAAGGTCTTCGAACCAACATATCAACTGGTCTGGGGTGATGGCAAGGGGGAGCGCACCTTCACCATGAAGAAGAACGGTGATGGAACCATTGCCTTCAACATGCGCGAACGCATCGGCGGCCTGATGTTCCCGATGTACGCCAAGTACATCCCGAGCTTCGATGCGAGCTTCGACGCGTTCGCCGCTGACCTGAAGAAGGAAGCCGAGGCCATTTCAAACAACATGGAACCATGA
- a CDS encoding homogentisate 1,2-dioxygenase, protein MPIYHTLGKIPHKRHTVFKNGKDRFFYEQLFGTIGFDGMSTLSYHTHRPTMVKALGKPKDLTPKIAVEKNMRSLRLHGFKTKPEKDHLAARKAILVNSDCSIVLAAPQAKSVDYFYKNADCDEMIFIHKGSGTLRTFLGNIDFSYGDYLMIPRGMIYTMEFKDADNRLFIVESHRPMYTPKRYRNYFGQLLEHSPFCERDIRRPKKLETHDEKGSFTIKVKKQNMLHELVYASHPFDVVGWDGYNYPYAFSIHDFEPITGRVHLPPPIHQTFETDAFVVCSFCPRLYDYHPQAIPAPYNHSNIDSDEVLYYVAGDFMSRNDIGPGHISLHPAGIPHGPHPGAMERSIGKKQTDELAVMVDTFKPLMVTEEALKLDDGKYWKSWIE, encoded by the coding sequence ATGCCCATCTACCACACCCTCGGCAAGATCCCGCACAAGCGGCACACCGTGTTCAAGAACGGGAAGGACCGCTTTTTCTACGAGCAGCTCTTCGGCACCATCGGCTTCGATGGCATGAGCACGTTGAGCTACCACACGCATCGGCCCACGATGGTGAAGGCGTTGGGCAAGCCGAAGGACCTTACGCCCAAGATCGCCGTGGAGAAGAACATGCGCTCGCTGCGCCTGCACGGCTTCAAGACCAAGCCCGAGAAGGACCACCTCGCCGCACGCAAGGCCATCCTGGTGAACAGCGATTGTTCCATCGTGCTCGCCGCGCCTCAGGCGAAGAGTGTGGACTACTTCTACAAGAACGCCGACTGCGATGAGATGATCTTCATCCACAAGGGCAGCGGCACCCTGCGCACCTTCTTGGGCAACATCGATTTCAGCTACGGCGACTACCTGATGATCCCGCGCGGGATGATCTACACCATGGAGTTCAAGGACGCGGACAACCGCCTCTTCATCGTGGAGAGCCACCGCCCGATGTACACGCCGAAGCGCTACCGCAACTACTTCGGCCAACTGCTGGAGCATTCGCCGTTCTGCGAGCGCGACATCCGCCGACCGAAGAAATTGGAGACGCACGACGAGAAGGGCAGCTTCACGATCAAGGTGAAGAAGCAGAACATGCTGCACGAGCTGGTGTACGCCAGCCACCCGTTCGATGTGGTGGGCTGGGACGGCTACAACTACCCCTACGCATTCAGCATCCACGACTTCGAACCGATCACGGGGCGCGTGCACCTGCCGCCCCCGATCCACCAGACCTTCGAGACCGATGCCTTCGTGGTGTGCAGCTTCTGCCCGCGTTTGTACGACTACCACCCGCAAGCCATCCCAGCGCCCTACAACCACAGCAACATCGACAGCGATGAAGTGCTGTACTACGTGGCCGGCGACTTCATGAGCCGCAACGACATCGGCCCGGGCCACATCAGCTTGCACCCCGCCGGCATCCCCCACGGTCCGCACCCGGGTGCCATGGAGCGGAGCATTGGAAAGAAACAGACCGACGAGCTTGCGGTAATGGTGGATACCTTCAAACCTTTGATGGTGACCGAGGAGGCTTTGAAACTGGATGACGGCAAATACTGGAAGAGCTGGATCGAGTGA
- a CDS encoding antibiotic biosynthesis monooxygenase, translated as MKHVLVTYSVKAAFEDENRRNIAGVMEALRGAGHGGIHYRVLFDPEERTFVHLARFESAEDQHLLIALPAFQHFQQALRASGPTAPPRSRELQDAGSWNN; from the coding sequence ATGAAGCACGTCCTGGTGACCTATTCCGTGAAAGCGGCGTTCGAGGATGAGAACCGCCGCAACATCGCCGGCGTGATGGAGGCGCTGCGCGGAGCCGGACATGGCGGCATCCACTACCGCGTACTTTTCGATCCGGAAGAACGCACCTTCGTGCATCTCGCCCGCTTCGAAAGCGCCGAAGACCAACACCTGCTGATCGCCTTGCCTGCCTTCCAGCACTTCCAACAAGCGTTGCGCGCCAGCGGACCCACGGCCCCGCCTCGCTCGCGGGAGTTGCAGGACGCGGGCAGCTGGAACAACTGA